Genomic segment of Betaproteobacteria bacterium:
CGACACGCTGCTCGACGTCGGGCTCGGTTATATCCGCCTCGGACAAAGCGCGACCACGTTGTCGGGCGGCGAGGCGCAGCGCGTCAAGCTGGCGCTCGAGCTATCCAAACGCGATACCGGACGCACGCTCTATATCCTCGACGAGCCGACCACCGGTCTGCATTTCCACGACATCGAGATGCTGCTCACCGTGCTGCACCGGTTGCGCGATCACGGCAATACCGTGGTGGTGATCGAGCACAATATGGATGTCATCAAGACCGCGGACTGGATAATAGATCTCGGCCCGGAAGGCGGCGACGGAGGCGGCGCCATCATCGCGCAAGGCACGCCAGAAGCCATCGCCGGCACCGCGTCGTCCTATACCGGCAGCTACCTGCGCCAGATCATCCCGCCCAGACCCGCCCGCAGCCGCGTCGCAGCGGGCTAACCTCCGAACCACATCTTCCGAGACTCGGTTCAAGCGTCTTGCCAGACGCAGTCCGGACTCAACGCCGGCCTTCCGCTGCCGTAGTCGCGGAAGGATCAGTGCAAAATCCGGTTGATTCAGCCCATAAAAACGAAGAAGCCGGCTTATGCCGGCTTCTTCGTTTTTTCTATGACATCTTTCCTTGCGCCGTCCCGCCTATTTCTTCGCAGCGGTCTTGGTTTCTTCAGCGACGTCGGGACGATCCAGCAACTCCACGAGCGCCATGGGCGCATTGTCGCCCTGCCGAAAACCGAACTTGAGGATACGCAGGTAGCCGCCATTGCGATTGGCAAACCGCGGACCCAGTTCGTTGAACAGCTTGAGCACCATCTCGCGGTCACGCAAGCGCGAAAACACCAGACGCCGGTTGGCAAGCGACGGCTTCTTACCCAGCGTAATGATCGGCTCGGCGACCCGGCGCAGTTCCTTCGCCTTGGGCAACGTGGTCTTGATGACCTCGTGTCTCAGCAAAGAATTGGTCATGTTGCGCAGCATGGCTAGTCGATGGCTGCTGGTGCGGTTGAGTTTTCGCAGTCCCAGTTGGTGACGCATTTTCTATCCCCTTAAACCTTCTCGAGTCCGACCGGCGGCCAGTTCTCGAGCTTCATGCCGAGTGTCAGGCCGCGCGAGGCAAGTACTTCCTTGATCTCGTTGAGCGATTTACGGCCGAGGTTCGGCGTCTTCAGCAACTCCGTTTCGGTACGCTGGATCAGATCGCCGATGTAATAAATGTTCTCCGCCTTTAGGCAGTTTGCCGAACGCACGGTGAGTTCGAGATCATCCACCGGACGCAGCAGGATCGGATCGACCTGCGGAGCCTTCGGTTGTTCGATCGGTGCCGGCGTGCCTTTCAGATCTGCAAACAGCGATAACTGGTCGACCAGGATGCGTGCGGCATAGCGGATTGCCTCTTCCGGCTCCACAACGCCGTTGGTCTCGATGTCCATGATCAGCTTGTCGAGGTCAGTGCGCTGTTCCACGCGCGCCGACTCGACCGCATAGCTGACCCGCTTCACCGGACTGAACGACGCATCCACCATGATGTTACCGATAGTGCGGCCTTCCTTCGCCAGAGCACGCGTCGTCGCCGGCACATAACCGCGGCCGCCTTCGACCTTGATCTGCATGTCGAGCTTGCCGCCGGGCGCAATGTGCGCGATGACATGCTCGGGGTTGATGATCTCGACGTCGTGCGACGCTTCGATGTCGCCCGCGGTGACGACGCTCTCGCCCTGCTTCTTCAGATTGAGCACGACTTCATCGCGATTGTGCAGCTTCAGCACGATGCCCTTCAGGTTGAGCAGGATGTCGACGACATCCTCCTGCACACCGTCGATGGTGGAGTATTCGTGCAGAACGCCGTTGATCTTGACCTCGGTCGGCGCAAATCCTGGCATCGAGGACAGCAGCACCCGGCGCAGTGCGTTGCCGAGGGTGTGACCATAGCCGCGTTCGAACGGCTCCATCGTCACCTTCGCATGGAAGGCGGAGATCGTCTGAACATCGATGATTCGCGGCTTCAGAAAGCTGCTTTGCATAAACGTGACCCTCTAGATTGAATTCGGGACGTTCCGTATTAAAAACATACGGCCCGGCCGGTCCTAAGGAGACGACGGCGGGCCGCAATACCGGTTCGCTTACTTCGAATACAGTTCCACCACCAGCGATTCGTTGATCGTCGAGGGCAGTTCAGAGCGTTGCGGCTTCGCCTTGAATGTGCCTTTGAGCGCTTTGATATCGACTTCGATCCACTCCGGGAACCCGCGACCTTCTGCCGCTTCGACTGCGCCCTTGATGCGCAATTGGCCCTTCGCGCCCTCGGCAACTTCGATAACGTCGCCCTGGCGAACCTGATACGAGGGGATGTTGACCCGTTTGCCATTAACCA
This window contains:
- the rplQ gene encoding 50S ribosomal protein L17, which translates into the protein MRHQLGLRKLNRTSSHRLAMLRNMTNSLLRHEVIKTTLPKAKELRRVAEPIITLGKKPSLANRRLVFSRLRDREMVLKLFNELGPRFANRNGGYLRILKFGFRQGDNAPMALVELLDRPDVAEETKTAAKK
- the rpoA gene encoding DNA-directed RNA polymerase subunit alpha, with the translated sequence MQSSFLKPRIIDVQTISAFHAKVTMEPFERGYGHTLGNALRRVLLSSMPGFAPTEVKINGVLHEYSTIDGVQEDVVDILLNLKGIVLKLHNRDEVVLNLKKQGESVVTAGDIEASHDVEIINPEHVIAHIAPGGKLDMQIKVEGGRGYVPATTRALAKEGRTIGNIMVDASFSPVKRVSYAVESARVEQRTDLDKLIMDIETNGVVEPEEAIRYAARILVDQLSLFADLKGTPAPIEQPKAPQVDPILLRPVDDLELTVRSANCLKAENIYYIGDLIQRTETELLKTPNLGRKSLNEIKEVLASRGLTLGMKLENWPPVGLEKV